A genomic region of Anas acuta chromosome 1, bAnaAcu1.1, whole genome shotgun sequence contains the following coding sequences:
- the FEZF1 gene encoding fez family zinc finger protein 1 encodes MDNSGHHTATKILATPPARESLSARSTMISTPKPLAFSIERIMARTPEPRSIPVPQLLHGSAAKGDPKHPLHLNSSIPCMIPFVPVAYDPLPKAAVAGADPRKAHLDSSSSPSFSCGDLLNCALSLKGDFPRDALPLQQYKLVRPRVVNHSSFHAMGALCYFNRGDSPCHPSSGVNIHPVASYFLSSPLHPQPKAYLAERNKLVLPAADKFPAGAAFKDLSQAQLQHYMKESAQILSEKIAYKTSDFSRGSPSSKPKVFTCEVCGKVFNAHYNLTRHMPVHTGARPFVCKVCGKGFRQASTLCRHKIIHTQEKPHKCNQCGKAFNRSSTLNTHTRIHAGYKPFVCEFCGKGFHQKGNYKNHKLTHSGEKQFKCNICNKAFHQVYNLTFHMHTHNDKKPFTCPTCGKGFCRNFDLKKHVRKLHDSALGLPRPPAELGGPDPPPPPGPLLQP; translated from the exons ATGGACAATAGTGGCCACCACACGGCGACCAAAATCCTAGCGACTCCTCCGGCCAGAGAAAGCCTGTCTGCGAGGAGCACCATGATCAGCACGCCCAAGCCCCTCGCCTTCTCCATTGAGCGCATCATGGCGCGGACGCCCGAGCCCCGCTCCATCCCCGTCCCGCAGCTCCTCCACGGCTCCGCGGCCAAAGGCGACCCCAAGCACCCGCTGCACCTCAACTCCTCCATCCCCTGCATGATCCCCTTTGTCCCGGTGGCGTACGACCCCCTGCCCAAGGCGGCCGTGGCCGGAGCGGACCCCAGGAAGGCTCACTTAGACTCCTCTTCCTCGCCCTCCTTTAGCTGCGGCGATCTCTTGAACTGTGCCCTGAGCTTGAAAGGAGATTTCCCCCGCGACGCCCTGCCCTTGCAGCAGTACAAACTGGTAAGACCCCGAGTGGTCAATCACTCCTCCTTCCACGCCATGGGAGCCCTGTGCTATTTCAACCGAGGCGACAGCCCTTGTCACCCGTCCTCCGGTGTCAACATCCACCCGGTGGCTTCTTATTTCCTCAGCTCTCCCTTGCACCCGCAGCCCAAGGCGTACCTGGCGGAGCGGAACAAGCTGGTGCTGCCGGCCGCCGACAAGTTCCCGGCGGGGGCAGCTTTCAAGGACCTGTCGCAGGCTCAGCTGCAGCATTACATGAAGGAGAGCGCTCAGATCCTCTCGGAGAAAATCGCCTACAAGACTTCGGACTTCAGCCGCGGCTCGCCGAGCAGCAAGCCCAAAGTTTTCACCTGCGAAGTTTGTGGAAAG GTATTTAACGCACATTATAACTTAACTCGCCACATGCCGGTGCACACGGGAGCCAGACCCTTTGTTTGCAAAGTTTGCGGGAAGGGCTTCAGGCAGGCGAGCACGCTGTGCCGGCACAAGATCATCCACACCCAG GAAAAACCCCACAAGTGTAACCAGTGCGGCAAAGCCTTCAACCGCAGCTCGACCCTGAACACCCACACGCGGATACACGCCGGCTACAAACCTTTTGTCTGTGAATTTTGTGGCAAAGGATTTCACCAGAAAG GCAATTACAAAAACCACAAGCTGACCCACAGCGGCGAGAAGCAGTTCAAGTGCAATATCTGCAACAAGGCTTTCCACCAGGTGTACAACCTCACCTTCCACATGCACACCCACAACGACAAGAAACCCTTCACGTGCCCCACCTGCGGCAAAGGCTTCTGCAGGAACTTTGACCTCAAGAAGCACGTCCGAAAGCTGCACGACAGCGCCCTGGGActgccccggccccccgccgAGCTGGGGGGCCCCGacccgccgccccctcccggGCCGCTGCTGCAGCCCTAA